The segment AAATAAATGCCTCATGTGTTATTCAACATCGGTGCCCAGCGTTTTCAGTATCTGGTTGAATTGTTCAAGCGAATAATATTCGATCAAGATACTGCCATTGCCTTTTTTGCTATGGTTCACTTTTACTTTAGTACCGAATTGCGATGCTAAGTTATCTTCAATTCGCTGAAAGGCCTGCGGCAAACTGCCCTTTACAGCAGTTTTAACAGGTGCCGATTTATATAATTGACGAACCAATGCTTCGGTTTGTCGAACGGATAATTCTTTTTGTTTTACCTGGTGATAAACATATAACTGCTTATCAATTGTATCTACATTGATCAATGCTCTTGCATGCCCCATGCTCAACGCACCTGTGCGAACAGCCAGTTGAATATCCGGCGGCAGTTTCAATAAACGGATATAGTTGGTAACAGTGGTACGGTCTTTCCCCATACGTTCTGCCACTTGCTCCTGCGTGTAATCCAGTTCTTCCATCAGTCGTTTGTAGCTGAGTGCGATCTCTACTGCATTCAGGTTTTCACGTTGCAGGTTTTCGAGCAATGCCAGTTCCAGCAATTCCTGGTCATTTGCCTGGCGGATGTAAGCCGGGATATCTTTTAACCCTGCAATTTTGGAAGCACGCCATCTGCGTTCACCCGAAATAAGACGGTATTTACCCGCACTTGTTTTTGATACGGTGATAGGCTGAATGATGTCGTGCATTTTGATGCTGTCGGCCAGTTCCTTCAGCGCCTGCTCGTCGAAATCACGACGGGGCTGTTTGGGGTTAACATCAATATCGCTGATGGGAATGCGAAGCATGCTTGTAACAGCCTCAGTTACAGCTGGTTTCAGCTGGCCGGCTGTGGTTTTCAGATCTTCATCAATACTTTGCAGCAGGGAACGGATTCCCTTTCCTAACGCATCTTTTTTTCCGGGGGTA is part of the Lacibacter sediminis genome and harbors:
- a CDS encoding ParB/RepB/Spo0J family partition protein, with the translated sequence MSTPGKKDALGKGIRSLLQSIDEDLKTTAGQLKPAVTEAVTSMLRIPISDIDVNPKQPRRDFDEQALKELADSIKMHDIIQPITVSKTSAGKYRLISGERRWRASKIAGLKDIPAYIRQANDQELLELALLENLQRENLNAVEIALSYKRLMEELDYTQEQVAERMGKDRTTVTNYIRLLKLPPDIQLAVRTGALSMGHARALINVDTIDKQLYVYHQVKQKELSVRQTEALVRQLYKSAPVKTAVKGSLPQAFQRIEDNLASQFGTKVKVNHSKKGNGSILIEYYSLEQFNQILKTLGTDVE